GGAATAGCTTGTGTGCCGACATGGGGTCCCAAAACACGTTCCATTCGGCAGTACCGTTGTGGTTGTAGGTTTTTACATTGCCAATTACATCAACGGCGCCACCCATCCACACCACCTCGGCTATCTTCTCGCGTAGGCTAGGCGCCTGTTCAAGGGCGTGCACCAAGCTGGAGCAAGGTCCAGTCATGAGGAATGTAACGGGCGCGGGTGCTGCTTCCAGCCGCCGGATGATGAACGCGGTGTTGTCGTCGTAGTGGGCTGCATGAGGGCCTACTTCCACGTTAATCATACTCGGCAACGCGTTCAAGATCTTTGGCTTGGCGCGCCAATCGGAAGGGAAGGCATTCATGCCGTGGTAGTTGCCGCCGCTTACTTCTACATCATTGCGTTGAGCAAGCGCAAGCAGCTTATGCGTGGTGAGCAACGCATTTTCCAGGTAGCAGTCTGCCGGCGTTACCGATACCCCCAGCAGTTGAACGTGGCGCATGTGCAGCAAGAGCAGCAGCGACAGGAAATCATCGACCCCACCATCATGGTCGAAAAAGACAGGTGTTGTAGCAGGCGAAGAGCTAGGTTGCATCCGTAATTACTGTCCGTTTAAAAGAAGGTTAGTCTAACACCCGCACTATGTCGCCCACCTTGATTA
This Hymenobacter sp. GOD-10R DNA region includes the following protein-coding sequences:
- a CDS encoding nucleoside hydrolase, translated to MQPSSSPATTPVFFDHDGGVDDFLSLLLLLHMRHVQLLGVSVTPADCYLENALLTTHKLLALAQRNDVEVSGGNYHGMNAFPSDWRAKPKILNALPSMINVEVGPHAAHYDDNTAFIIRRLEAAPAPVTFLMTGPCSSLVHALEQAPSLREKIAEVVWMGGAVDVIGNVKTYNHNGTAEWNVFWDPMSAHKLFRSGLPITLVPLDTTNTVPVSFDFLKKLASQAGYFFSNLAGQFWATTIDTIPAYEYTYFMWDVLTTSYLAIPEAFQFEMIELEVSPSSADAGNTYRKPSSGQWVKTAVGVQKERFYEFLFELLKQDLVVS